One Microlunatus soli genomic window carries:
- a CDS encoding 2-oxoacid:ferredoxin oxidoreductase subunit beta translates to MKTTTNGSNGQGGDHRGGLAGVPLALEPLNRKDFTSDQEVRWCPGCGDYAVLSAFQGFMPDAGIKRENTVIISGIGCSSRFPYYVDSYGMHSIHGRAPAIATGVATARPDLGVWVVTGDGDALSIGGNHLIHALRRNVNFTILLFNNRIYGLTKGQYSPTSELGKITKSTPMGSLDNPFNPISLALGAEATFVARTVDSDRKHLTAMLTAAAEHRGASFIEIYQNCPIFNDDAFAAVKEKDSKAEAIIPLTHGEPILYGVDNRLGVIRDQQTGELKVAEVAEVGLENIVVHDAHNQDPSYAFGLSRLTTPGVLERAPIGIFRQVDAPAYDDLARDQVEQAQRGPHDDDALQEMINGKDTWTVGS, encoded by the coding sequence ATCAAGACCACAACGAACGGCTCCAACGGTCAGGGCGGTGATCATCGGGGCGGCCTGGCCGGCGTCCCGTTGGCGCTGGAACCCCTGAACCGCAAGGACTTCACCAGTGATCAGGAAGTGCGCTGGTGCCCCGGCTGCGGCGACTACGCGGTGCTGTCGGCGTTCCAGGGATTCATGCCCGACGCCGGCATCAAGCGTGAAAACACCGTGATCATCTCCGGCATCGGGTGCTCCTCGCGATTCCCGTACTACGTCGACTCCTACGGGATGCACTCGATCCACGGTCGGGCGCCGGCGATCGCCACCGGCGTGGCCACCGCCCGGCCCGATCTTGGTGTTTGGGTGGTGACCGGCGACGGTGACGCGCTGTCGATCGGCGGCAACCACCTGATCCACGCGCTGCGCCGCAACGTCAACTTCACCATCCTGTTGTTCAACAATCGGATCTACGGACTGACCAAGGGCCAGTACTCGCCGACCAGCGAGCTGGGCAAGATCACCAAGTCCACCCCGATGGGCTCGCTGGACAACCCGTTCAACCCGATCTCGCTGGCATTGGGCGCCGAGGCGACCTTCGTCGCGCGGACGGTCGACTCCGACCGCAAGCACCTGACCGCGATGTTGACCGCCGCCGCCGAACACCGTGGGGCGTCGTTCATCGAGATCTACCAGAACTGCCCGATCTTCAACGACGACGCCTTCGCCGCGGTCAAGGAGAAGGACAGCAAGGCCGAGGCGATCATCCCGCTGACCCACGGCGAGCCGATCCTGTACGGGGTCGACAACCGGCTCGGCGTGATCCGTGATCAGCAGACCGGCGAACTCAAGGTCGCCGAGGTGGCCGAGGTCGGGCTGGAGAACATTGTCGTCCACGACGCGCACAACCAGGATCCGTCGTACGCCTTCGGGCTGTCCCGGCTGACCACGCCGGGGGTGCTGGAGCGGGCGCCGATCGGTATCTTCCGGCAGGTCGATGCGCCCGCCTACGATGATCTTGCTCGGGATCAGGTCGAGCAGGCCCAACGCGGACCGCACGATGATGACGCGCTGCAAGAGATGATCAACGGCAAGGACACCTGGACCGTAGGGTCCTGA